In one Staphylococcus lutrae genomic region, the following are encoded:
- the lpdA gene encoding dihydrolipoyl dehydrogenase: MTKEKYDIVILGGGIAGYSAAIRASQLGKSVAIVEKSKLGGTCLHQGCIPTKTFLKSAEVFQLIKNAEKYGVTSENPVLHFQDVMTRKNNIVNAMYQGVKSLMKRHKIDVFEGVGRLMGASIFTPQSGTVSVEYEDGTSELLPNDYVLIATGSKPMPLPFLPFDHQQILSSDDLMQLDALPQSITIIGGGVIGLEFASFFSTVGVEVHIIESGERILPTETAQTSQMIQQKLEEIGVQFHLNTQLQEKNINKDADGVSFNLDTSFTTEKVLVAIGRKVQTDDLGLDNTKVVRNDRQVIETNAYMQTADAHIYAAGDVIGQLQLAHVGAKEGVTAVEHMFNQSPLPIDYDAMPRCVYTSPEIASIGLNSETAKARGMNYKVVKAPFKANGKAMITTATVPDGYAELLFEAPSGTLLGASLIGPNVTELINELSVLQFMNGSAIELGLSTHAHPSISELLMELGLKFDQQSIHI; this comes from the coding sequence ATGACAAAAGAAAAATATGATATCGTTATTCTTGGCGGGGGAATTGCGGGATACTCTGCCGCCATTCGTGCAAGTCAACTTGGTAAATCCGTAGCAATTGTTGAAAAATCAAAATTAGGTGGAACTTGTCTTCATCAAGGCTGTATTCCAACTAAAACGTTTCTTAAATCAGCCGAAGTATTTCAACTGATTAAAAATGCAGAAAAATATGGCGTCACTTCTGAAAATCCTGTTCTTCATTTCCAAGACGTCATGACACGTAAAAATAATATTGTTAATGCCATGTATCAAGGGGTTAAAAGCTTAATGAAGCGTCATAAAATTGACGTTTTTGAAGGTGTGGGACGTTTAATGGGGGCTTCCATATTCACACCACAAAGTGGTACGGTTTCTGTTGAGTATGAGGATGGTACTTCTGAACTACTCCCAAATGACTATGTGTTAATTGCAACCGGGTCCAAACCAATGCCACTTCCTTTTTTACCTTTTGATCATCAACAAATTTTGAGTTCAGATGACTTAATGCAGTTAGATGCATTGCCGCAATCCATCACGATTATTGGTGGCGGCGTCATTGGCTTAGAATTTGCATCTTTTTTCAGTACAGTCGGTGTTGAAGTTCATATCATCGAATCAGGTGAACGCATTTTACCGACAGAAACGGCACAAACCAGCCAGATGATTCAACAAAAGTTAGAAGAAATAGGCGTTCAATTTCACCTGAATACGCAATTACAAGAAAAAAATATCAACAAAGACGCAGATGGGGTTTCATTTAATTTGGATACCTCGTTTACTACTGAAAAAGTGCTTGTTGCAATAGGCCGGAAAGTTCAAACTGATGATTTAGGGTTAGATAATACAAAAGTGGTCAGAAATGATAGACAAGTGATTGAAACCAATGCCTACATGCAAACTGCAGATGCACATATTTATGCTGCAGGTGATGTCATTGGTCAACTTCAACTTGCTCATGTCGGTGCAAAAGAAGGCGTCACAGCAGTTGAACATATGTTTAATCAGTCACCGCTTCCTATAGATTATGATGCTATGCCAAGATGCGTTTATACGTCTCCAGAGATTGCATCCATAGGTCTCAATTCTGAAACAGCAAAAGCACGTGGAATGAATTATAAAGTTGTAAAAGCACCTTTTAAAGCGAATGGTAAAGCAATGATTACTACAGCTACAGTACCTGATGGCTATGCTGAATTATTGTTCGAAGCACCTTCAGGAACACTGCTCGGTGCCTCATTAATTGGTCCAAACGTGACAGAGCTCATTAATGAATTAAGTGTACTTCAATTTATGAATGGCTCGGCAATTGAGTTAGGCCTTTCCACACATGCCCATCCGTCAATTTCAGAACTCTTAATGGAATTAGGCTTAAAGTTTGACCAACAATCTATTCATATATAG
- the buk gene encoding butyrate kinase, translated as MVSVLVLNLGSTSSKYAIYEDNQCKVSQNISHTKSVLNRAMTEQEGLRQEIIEAAIENSGYQLNQIDAVACRGGILKPLIGGTYVVNTRMYDDLKQFKYGTHASNLSAMIGYQLGQKYHIPVFTTDPVVVDELIDEVRYTGIPEIKRRSIFHALNQKAVARQYAKKTNQSYESLNVIVIHMGGGISIGAHEQGRVIDVNEALYGEGPMATDRAGSLPNDLLISYMETHQLSVEDVKYKLSRHSGLKAYFNTTDLKQLMTRYDEPEVKIIIDAMIVQIAKAIGERAAVLKGQVDQIIFTGGMSHSTMLVDAIAKYIDWIAPITVFPGEHEMDTLAECAQSALKQEIKIQTYQ; from the coding sequence ATGGTCAGCGTACTTGTATTGAATTTAGGGAGTACCTCTAGTAAATATGCCATTTATGAAGATAATCAATGTAAAGTGAGTCAAAATATAAGTCATACCAAATCAGTATTGAATAGAGCTATGACAGAACAAGAAGGCTTACGTCAAGAAATAATTGAAGCTGCGATTGAAAATAGTGGGTATCAACTCAATCAAATTGATGCCGTAGCTTGTCGCGGAGGGATATTGAAACCTCTAATCGGCGGTACATATGTTGTAAATACGAGAATGTATGATGACTTAAAACAGTTCAAATATGGAACACATGCCTCTAATTTGAGTGCAATGATAGGTTATCAACTCGGACAAAAATATCATATTCCGGTTTTTACGACGGATCCAGTCGTTGTCGATGAATTGATAGATGAAGTGCGTTATACGGGAATTCCTGAAATTAAACGTCGAAGTATTTTCCATGCACTCAATCAAAAAGCCGTGGCACGCCAATACGCTAAAAAAACGAATCAATCTTATGAATCTCTTAATGTTATCGTGATTCATATGGGTGGAGGAATAAGCATTGGTGCACATGAACAAGGACGAGTCATTGATGTCAATGAAGCACTTTACGGCGAAGGCCCTATGGCAACAGATCGTGCTGGCAGCCTACCTAATGACTTGTTAATTTCTTATATGGAAACACACCAACTGTCTGTTGAAGACGTTAAATACAAATTAAGTCGTCATTCAGGACTAAAAGCGTATTTTAACACAACTGATTTAAAACAATTGATGACGCGCTATGATGAACCAGAAGTTAAAATCATTATTGATGCCATGATTGTTCAAATTGCAAAGGCGATTGGTGAACGTGCTGCTGTATTGAAGGGACAAGTCGATCAAATCATTTTTACAGGGGGAATGAGCCACAGTACGATGCTTGTGGACGCCATTGCAAAGTATATTGATTGGATTGCACCTATAACTGTTTTCCCTGGAGAACACGAAATGGACACATTAGCTGAATGCGCACAGTCCGCTTTAAAACAAGAAATCAAAATTCAGACTTATCAGTAG
- a CDS encoding phosphate acyltransferase produces the protein MQFKALFQGVESLDGTIALVNATTESLISVMVEVLKRTNANFKLYNHQDITVLIRTFNLAPELLTRIQVNTFETEEAALERCLDDLKDNQADILMKGQITSAQILSVVLKRHAHDKKTFLNHIALFEIPSYHKLLMISDVALNIEPTENDTKAMIQNIVHFSKRLQYNQLYVALLSSVEKVNQKIPSTVKAAQVVQHFKTHPIDENVYIDGPFALDNAIDQQSAIQKGIQSVVAGQADVLIVPSIDVGNVLYKSLTYFGQAKVASLILGAQFPIVLTSRADRIENKINSILIALKLKAC, from the coding sequence TTGCAATTTAAAGCATTGTTTCAAGGAGTTGAATCATTGGATGGTACCATTGCATTGGTGAATGCGACAACTGAATCACTCATCAGTGTAATGGTTGAAGTCTTAAAGCGAACCAACGCGAACTTCAAATTGTATAATCATCAAGATATCACTGTATTGATTCGCACTTTTAACTTAGCACCAGAATTGTTAACGCGAATACAAGTGAATACCTTCGAAACAGAAGAAGCCGCACTCGAACGTTGTTTAGATGATTTAAAGGATAATCAGGCAGACATCTTAATGAAAGGGCAAATCACATCCGCTCAAATTTTATCAGTTGTGTTAAAGCGACATGCTCATGACAAGAAAACTTTCTTAAATCATATCGCACTTTTTGAAATTCCGTCCTATCATAAACTGCTGATGATTTCAGATGTTGCATTAAATATCGAACCAACAGAAAATGATACCAAAGCGATGATTCAAAATATCGTTCATTTTTCAAAACGACTACAGTACAATCAACTGTATGTTGCCTTACTGTCATCTGTAGAAAAGGTCAATCAAAAAATACCCTCTACTGTGAAAGCTGCACAAGTGGTACAACATTTCAAGACACATCCAATAGACGAAAATGTCTACATAGATGGTCCATTTGCATTGGATAATGCGATTGATCAGCAAAGTGCCATTCAAAAAGGGATTCAGTCAGTCGTCGCAGGACAAGCAGATGTACTCATTGTGCCTAGTATTGATGTTGGAAATGTGCTCTATAAATCATTGACATACTTTGGCCAAGCTAAGGTCGCAAGTCTCATTTTAGGCGCGCAATTTCCAATTGTTTTAACATCTAGAGCAGATCGCATCGAAAACAAAATCAATTCCATCTTAATTGCATTAAAATTAAAAGCGTGTTGA
- the recN gene encoding DNA repair protein RecN produces the protein MLESLSIKQFAIIDTLDIQFSEGLTVLSGETGAGKSIIIDAIGQLIGMRASSEFVRHGEKKAIIEGIFDIDDAKEAILELKTLGIDINEDFLIVKREIFSSGKSICRINNQTVTLQDLRKVMQALLDIHGQHETQTLLKQKYHVTLLDRYADGQYAQELENYAHAYQQYQDKIKTLEALESEDQALLQRLDLMKFQYDELKEAQLKEGEIEQLEVEIKRIQNSENLSLALNAAYVTLTDEHAITDRLYTLSNELQTIDQILPNTFQKLKEEVDQFYYTLEDAKHQIYEEINQTEFDEQYLNTLESRMNLLNNLKRKYGKDIAELMIYQEKIADEINKIENYEESTSQLREEIQQLSQQVEKNGKNLSKARRIVARQLRDCIVHEIQNLQMKDANLEIAFRPYDTPQKEGLESIEFLISPNKGEPLKSLNKIASGGELSRIMLALKSIFVRARGQTAILFDEVDSGVSGQAAQKMAEKMQEIASVIQVICISHLPQVASMSDHHLYISKHEKDDRTTTVVQELSGDARINEIARMISGATVTELAKQNAKEMIEQNQKHKG, from the coding sequence ATGTTAGAAAGCCTCTCTATTAAACAATTTGCAATCATTGATACATTAGATATCCAATTTTCGGAAGGTCTTACGGTGCTCAGTGGTGAAACAGGTGCAGGAAAATCAATTATTATTGACGCAATAGGACAACTGATTGGTATGCGTGCATCTTCAGAATTTGTCCGTCATGGTGAGAAAAAAGCAATCATTGAAGGTATATTTGATATTGATGACGCAAAAGAAGCCATCCTTGAACTCAAAACATTAGGAATCGATATTAATGAAGACTTCTTAATTGTTAAAAGAGAGATTTTCAGTTCAGGTAAAAGTATTTGTCGTATCAATAATCAAACCGTAACGCTGCAAGATTTGAGGAAAGTCATGCAAGCATTATTGGACATTCATGGTCAACATGAGACACAAACATTACTCAAACAAAAATATCATGTCACATTACTTGACCGTTATGCAGATGGACAATATGCGCAAGAACTTGAAAATTATGCACATGCCTATCAACAATATCAAGATAAAATCAAAACACTTGAAGCGCTAGAATCAGAAGATCAAGCATTATTACAACGTTTAGATTTGATGAAATTTCAATATGATGAATTGAAAGAAGCACAATTAAAAGAAGGCGAGATTGAACAATTAGAAGTTGAGATAAAAAGAATTCAAAATTCCGAAAATTTAAGCTTGGCGCTTAATGCGGCATATGTCACATTAACCGATGAGCATGCGATTACAGATCGTCTCTACACCTTGAGTAATGAACTACAAACAATCGATCAAATTTTACCCAACACGTTCCAAAAATTAAAAGAAGAGGTCGATCAGTTTTATTACACTTTAGAAGATGCAAAACATCAAATCTATGAAGAAATTAATCAAACTGAATTCGATGAACAATACTTAAATACGCTCGAGTCTCGCATGAACTTGCTCAATAATCTAAAACGTAAATATGGTAAAGACATTGCTGAGCTTATGATTTACCAAGAAAAAATAGCAGATGAAATAAACAAAATCGAAAATTATGAAGAGAGCACTTCACAATTACGAGAAGAAATTCAACAATTATCGCAACAAGTTGAAAAGAACGGGAAAAATTTATCAAAAGCGCGTAGAATTGTGGCAAGACAGTTACGCGATTGCATTGTTCATGAAATACAAAATCTACAAATGAAAGATGCAAACTTAGAAATTGCATTTAGACCATACGATACACCTCAAAAAGAGGGGCTTGAAAGCATTGAGTTCCTTATTAGCCCAAATAAAGGGGAGCCTTTAAAGAGCTTGAATAAAATTGCAAGTGGTGGGGAATTATCCCGAATTATGTTGGCTTTAAAAAGCATATTTGTGCGTGCAAGAGGGCAAACCGCTATACTATTTGATGAGGTGGACTCTGGTGTATCCGGTCAAGCCGCTCAAAAAATGGCTGAAAAAATGCAAGAGATTGCCTCTGTCATTCAAGTCATTTGTATTTCACATTTACCTCAAGTGGCATCGATGAGCGATCATCATTTGTATATTTCGAAACATGAGAAAGACGATCGCACAACGACAGTCGTGCAGGAGTTGAGCGGTGATGCACGCATTAATGAAATTGCACGTATGATTTCTGGCGCAACTGTCACAGAATTAGCGAAACAAAATGCGAAAGAAATGATCGAACAAAATCAAAAGCATAAAGGATGA
- the ahrC gene encoding transcriptional regulator AhrC/ArgR produces MPKKSVRHIKIREIISNEQIETQDELVKRLNDYDMNVTQATVSRDIKELQLIKVPAPSGQYIYSLPNDRRYHPLEKLGRYLMDSFVKIDSANNLLVLKTLPGNAQSIGAILDQIDWEEVLGTICGDDTCLIICRDNPSADEIKERIFNML; encoded by the coding sequence ATGCCTAAAAAATCTGTGAGACATATAAAAATCAGAGAAATCATTTCAAATGAACAAATCGAAACACAAGATGAGTTGGTTAAAAGATTGAATGACTACGATATGAATGTGACCCAAGCCACTGTATCGCGAGACATTAAAGAGTTACAATTAATCAAAGTGCCAGCTCCGAGTGGGCAGTATATTTACAGTCTACCTAATGACCGTAGATATCATCCACTTGAAAAACTAGGCCGTTATCTGATGGATTCGTTTGTTAAAATTGATAGCGCCAATAACCTACTCGTTCTTAAAACATTGCCGGGAAATGCGCAATCTATTGGCGCAATACTGGATCAAATCGATTGGGAGGAAGTATTAGGTACGATTTGTGGTGATGATACTTGTTTGATTATTTGTAGAGATAATCCTTCAGCTGACGAAATTAAGGAAAGAATTTTCAATATGTTATAA